TCTAGTGAGTTACTGTTATTTTCTGGGAACTTTGATTATCCCTGtgaactttattttaaaaaatatttaaaaagttttaaggtCAACATAAACCCATCATATCAATCAGAAGAACTTCGCTATGCTATTGAAAAAGTAGGAATCAGAGCCCTTATCACACCACCTGGATTCAAGAAGTCAAATTATTATCAGAGCATCAAGGTTGGTGTTTGATGcttaaaatttcttaaaaacatTATATTCTTCAGGATATTCTGCCAGAAGTTACATTGAAAGAACCGGGAAAGAGTGGAATCACATCGAGAAATTTCACATGTTTCCAACACTTGATCATGTTTGACGAGGAAGATAAGATCTATCCGTGAGTAGAAAAACACACATTCCAcgctggaattttgaaatgaaatttctcaaaattttcaaaacatattatCGATTTGCAGAGGAGCCTGGAAATACACAGATGTAATGAAAATGGGAACAGAAGAAGACAGACACCACCTCTCAAAGATCGAGAGGGAAACTCAACCAGATGACTCACTGAACATTCAATACACAAGTGGAACAACTGGACAGCCTAAAGGAGCAACTCTCACTCATCACAATGTTCTCaataatgcattttttgttggtcTCCGTGCTGGATATAGTGAAAAGAAGACAATTATCTGCATTCCAAATCCACTTTATCACTGTTTTGGATGTGTCATGGGAGTTCTCGCCGCACTCACACACCTTCAAACTTGCGTATTCCCTGCTCCATCATTCGATGCTCTCGCTGCTCTTCAAGCTATTCACGAGGAAAAATGCACAGCTCTTTATGGAACACCAACAATGTTTATTGATATGATTAATCATCCCGAGTATGCAAACTATAACTATGATTCAATTAGAAGTGGATTCATTGCTGGAGCTCCGTGTCCGATAACACTTTGCCGCCGGTTAGTACAAGATATGCATATGACTGACATGCAAGTATGCTATGGAACTACTGAAACATCTCCAGTATCTTTTATGTCAACACGTGATGATCCACCAGAGCAAAGGATCAAATCAGTCGGACATATTATGGATCACTTGGAAGCTGCAATTGTAGACAAGAGAAACTGCATTGTTCCACGTGGCGTAAAAGGAGAAGTTATTGTCCGTGGATACTCAGTTATGCGGTGCTATTGGAACAGTGAAGAGCAGACAAAGAAGGAAATCACTCAAGACAGATGGTATCATACTGGAGATATTGCTGTTATGCATGATAATGGAACCATCTCTATTGTTGGAAGATCGAAAGATATGATTGTTCGTGGAGGAGAGAATATTTATCCTACCGAAgtagaacaatttttattcaagcaTCAGTCAGTAGAAGATGTTCATGTAAGCttcaggaaaatttcaaatttcaaaataaaattgaatttcagattgtcGGAGTACCAGATGAACGATTCGGTGAGGTGGTCTGCGCCTGGGTCAGATTGCACGAAAGCGCTGAAGGAAAAACGACTGAAGAGGATATTAAGGCTTGGTGCAAGGGAAAAGTGAGTTCTCTGTACAAAAAATgaaccgaaaaattgattggGGAAAAGATCTGGTTAAAGTCTATGAATTATCaccataaaatgttttaatttgaacaatgattgaaaaagaaaaaaaggttttctgCTAGCAAGCCCATGCCAAATTCAgaagaaaatgttttggagcatcaaaaacttttacaaaatttcttcggtgtaaaaccttttttttcagagcacTGAAAAACCTGATCTtatagaatttcgaaaaagttctAAACACATcacttttgaaacaattcaCACCAATCGGAAAGCtgaattcatattttaaaacacatttaaaaaaatgttcattctAAATTGCCTCTTCCAGATtgctcatttcaaaattcctcgCTACATCCTCTTCAAAAAGGAGTACGAATTCCCGCTGACAGTGactggaaaagtgaaaaagtttgaaatccGCGAAATGTCAAAGATTGAACTGGGTCTCCAGCAAGTCGTCTCTCATTTCTCCGAGCTTTAAGTGTCCTCCCCGTCGTCGGGAGCTCGCCGCTTTTCTCGCCTGACACATTCCAATTGCGTGTATATTTCGATTTATCGTCGTCACTTATTCCTGCCctctacaaaattttcaaattcttttctCTTTACGTTTCCCGTCGTCGCCAGCCCGACACTTTTGTCTTCTCTTCTCTCAATATTTCCAGCAGAGTGACTAACGAGTTTTCCTGTTCATGTTCCATTATATGACGCCACATGGCATCAGTTAGCATAGTGCCTTAGTTCCTCTTCACAACCATTGCCAACtttgaatataatttcaacTCTTTCAACTACttatatgcaaatttttttgtctccctcatttatatattttgaaattgtgacGCTTTACTCCTTCTCTCAACGCTTTCGCTTTTGCGTAAGATAAATAaatctttcatttttaacCAGAGACAAGATATGGACAGCAATTATTTGTAGGCGAACAGTAGGTATTGTCGGGACATTGACCATTCACACATGGACCTAAAAGTTCACACTTTTCAGAGGTTGCTTTAAAACTATAGACTTACCAATCGACGTACCATACGAACATCTACAGCACACATTGTTATCATTGCACATGTATCCGGAACCACAAACGTTTCCAGATCTACAGTATCCACCAGACGTTTCGCGTCCTCCACAAACTGGATTCGGGTTCACTGGAGATCTTGTGGTAGTCGGTGGAAGAGTTGGCTCATAGTTCGGCACTCTACAGCAACCGTTGATACATCTCCAATTACTGCGAATCTGCTGGCAGTAGCTTGAAGTGCTGCATGTGGCTGTGTTACAGTTGCAGGTACTGCAGCCAGAGTTGcatgctgaaaataaaaataaaacaaattttgaagtttagactgaaatattttttgaggtttcccAATCGTAAAGTTACAAGTAGAGTAACAAATCATGTGCTAGTTGCAAATTTCTAACTTTCAGAAATGTGTAGAGAgaattcttaaaataaatcTTTCAATTAAATACACATAACAAGAAAGTGTATCAGTAATTTGAGATACAGGAAACATTTCTTAGCACTCTGATAACTTCCTGCGTTACATTCATTACAAAAATGAACCTTacgctcaaaaaatttgtttctacTGAATTACAAGTCAAAATATATCTTTAAAATAGAAAGATCTATTTTTCGGCtctttaaaatacaaaaagttgGTCCAAGTGAAATAGATAACTTACGTGTTAAGCTGAGATattgatttggaaaatttccgcaTAAATAATAAATCTGTCGCTTCGGTCGAGGACGAGCAACTTCTGTGCTCTCTTGGCTAACGCTCGCAGTATCTCTCATATTAGCAGAGATAAGTGGAATTAGGACAAAAAGAATTGCCAACTTCATTTCGAAAACTGTTACTTACTCCACTCCACACAGTTTTAGCTCCTTTTATACCATCTCTTCAGTGCACACTTGTATACCACTGGCAACTTGTTGTCACTGTTTGCTCGCCGAGTTCAAGACGCGACCGTAACTATTTGTAagtgtttgattttttgggtgGTGTCTGTTGCTCTAAATACTCACACATTTCGTATTTTGTCCACAATGATCTCGTAAACACATGGAGTTGGCAAGTTCAACAAGGAATCAAGTGAGAAGGAAGTCAAAGAGACAATGACAGGGTAATGATCCTGAAATTTCAGTGGAGCATTgagatatttcagaaatttaaaaaatttgagggTGTATAAATATAGATTATTTACTCAATGGATTTCGATTGAATAGTGACGTGATTAgtaaaatatgtattttattattatcgCTTTAGGATAAGCGCCGCCTACCGTACTCAAAATGTGACCTGCCTAGTTGTTATATTTGCtcctctttttttctaaatggaactaataaaaataaaaagttaaatgtTTTTCCTGGTTTCGTACGccattaaaattaaagaaaaaacagaatttaTTAAACTATTACCATATTAACATGACTGTAAAAGAG
This is a stretch of genomic DNA from Caenorhabditis elegans chromosome V. It encodes these proteins:
- the acs-1 gene encoding Medium-chain acyl-CoA ligase ACSF2, mitochondrial (Confirmed by transcript evidence), coding for MSQVAAMDLRVLTQFDIASLEEDRKKMLYEEPISLEEAALNANDVMVAPSRKSYVHGCSTVPLLFETVGDRLRSAVDQVPDKEFLIFKREGIRKTYSQVATDAENLACGLLHLGLKKGDRIGIWGPNTYEWTTTQFASALAGMVLVNINPSYQSEELRYAIEKVGIRALITPPGFKKSNYYQSIKDILPEVTLKEPGKSGITSRNFTCFQHLIMFDEEDKIYPGAWKYTDVMKMGTEEDRHHLSKIERETQPDDSLNIQYTSGTTGQPKGATLTHHNVLNNAFFVGLRAGYSEKKTIICIPNPLYHCFGCVMGVLAALTHLQTCVFPAPSFDALAALQAIHEEKCTALYGTPTMFIDMINHPEYANYNYDSIRSGFIAGAPCPITLCRRLVQDMHMTDMQVCYGTTETSPVSFMSTRDDPPEQRIKSVGHIMDHLEAAIVDKRNCIVPRGVKGEVIVRGYSVMRCYWNSEEQTKKEITQDRWYHTGDIAVMHDNGTISIVGRSKDMIVRGGENIYPTEVEQFLFKHQSVEDVHIVGVPDERFGEVVCAWVRLHESAEGKTTEEDIKAWCKGKIAHFKIPRYILFKKEYEFPLTVTGKVKKFEIREMSKIELGLQQVVSHFSEL
- the acs-1 gene encoding Medium-chain acyl-CoA ligase ACSF2, mitochondrial (Confirmed by transcript evidence); this translates as MLYEEPISLEEAALNANDVMVAPSRKSYVHGCSTVPLLFETVGDRLRSAVDQVPDKEFLIFKREGIRKTYSQVATDAENLACGLLHLGLKKGDRIGIWGPNTYEWTTTQFASALAGMVLVNINPSYQSEELRYAIEKVGIRALITPPGFKKSNYYQSIKDILPEVTLKEPGKSGITSRNFTCFQHLIMFDEEDKIYPGAWKYTDVMKMGTEEDRHHLSKIERETQPDDSLNIQYTSGTTGQPKGATLTHHNVLNNAFFVGLRAGYSEKKTIICIPNPLYHCFGCVMGVLAALTHLQTCVFPAPSFDALAALQAIHEEKCTALYGTPTMFIDMINHPEYANYNYDSIRSGFIAGAPCPITLCRRLVQDMHMTDMQVCYGTTETSPVSFMSTRDDPPEQRIKSVGHIMDHLEAAIVDKRNCIVPRGVKGEVIVRGYSVMRCYWNSEEQTKKEITQDRWYHTGDIAVMHDNGTISIVGRSKDMIVRGGENIYPTEVEQFLFKHQSVEDVHIVGVPDERFGEVVCAWVRLHESAEGKTTEEDIKAWCKGKIAHFKIPRYILFKKEYEFPLTVTGKVKKFEIREMSKIELGLQQVVSHFSEL
- the acs-1 gene encoding Medium-chain acyl-CoA ligase ACSF2, mitochondrial (Confirmed by transcript evidence), with translation MVAPSRKSYVHGCSTVPLLFETVGDRLRSAVDQVPDKEFLIFKREGIRKTYSQVATDAENLACGLLHLGLKKGDRIGIWGPNTYEWTTTQFASALAGMVLVNINPSYQSEELRYAIEKVGIRALITPPGFKKSNYYQSIKDILPEVTLKEPGKSGITSRNFTCFQHLIMFDEEDKIYPGAWKYTDVMKMGTEEDRHHLSKIERETQPDDSLNIQYTSGTTGQPKGATLTHHNVLNNAFFVGLRAGYSEKKTIICIPNPLYHCFGCVMGVLAALTHLQTCVFPAPSFDALAALQAIHEEKCTALYGTPTMFIDMINHPEYANYNYDSIRSGFIAGAPCPITLCRRLVQDMHMTDMQVCYGTTETSPVSFMSTRDDPPEQRIKSVGHIMDHLEAAIVDKRNCIVPRGVKGEVIVRGYSVMRCYWNSEEQTKKEITQDRWYHTGDIAVMHDNGTISIVGRSKDMIVRGGENIYPTEVEQFLFKHQSVEDVHIVGVPDERFGEVVCAWVRLHESAEGKTTEEDIKAWCKGKIAHFKIPRYILFKKEYEFPLTVTGKVKKFEIREMSKIELGLQQVVSHFSEL
- the hpo-26 gene encoding CC domain-containing protein (Confirmed by transcript evidence); this translates as MKLAILFVLIPLISANMRDTASVSQESTEVARPRPKRQIYYLCGNFPNQYLSLTPCNSGCSTCNCNTATCSTSSYCQQIRSNWRCINGCCRVPNYEPTLPPTTTRSPVNPNPVCGGRETSGGYCRSGNVCGSGYMCNDNNVCCRCSYGTSIGPCVNGQCPDNTYCSPTNNCCPYLVSG